Proteins from one Bacteroides mediterraneensis genomic window:
- the traK gene encoding conjugative transposon protein TraK, translated as MEFKSLNNIETSFRQIRLFGIIYTAVCAAIVICSVVCAFRFAEAQRQKIYVLDGGKSLMLALSQDLSQNRPAEAREHVRRFHELFFTLSPEKSAIEHNVKRALLLADRSAYNYYADFAEKGFYNRIIAGNINQVLQVDSVVCNFDRYPYEARTYARQMIIRESNVTERTLVTTCRLLNASRSDDNPNGFTIEGFTILENRDIRSMER; from the coding sequence ATGGAGTTCAAGAGCCTGAATAACATAGAAACGAGTTTCCGGCAGATACGTCTGTTCGGAATCATCTACACGGCGGTATGTGCCGCCATCGTCATCTGCTCGGTGGTATGCGCCTTCCGCTTCGCCGAAGCGCAGAGACAGAAGATATACGTACTTGACGGGGGCAAGAGCCTGATGCTCGCCCTCTCGCAGGACCTGTCGCAGAACCGCCCGGCGGAAGCAAGGGAGCATGTGCGCCGCTTTCACGAACTTTTCTTCACACTCTCGCCGGAGAAGAGCGCAATCGAGCACAACGTGAAGCGTGCGCTGCTGCTGGCGGACAGAAGCGCGTACAACTACTACGCCGACTTTGCGGAAAAGGGATTCTACAACCGCATCATCGCGGGGAACATCAACCAGGTGCTCCAGGTGGACAGCGTGGTCTGCAACTTCGACCGCTATCCCTATGAGGCACGCACCTACGCAAGGCAGATGATCATCAGGGAAAGCAACGTGACGGAGCGCACGCTGGTAACGACCTGCCGGCTGCTCAACGCGAGCCGCTCGGACGACAATCCGAACGGGTTCACCATAGAGGGATTCACGATACTGGAGAACAGGGACATCAGAAGCATGGAGAGATAG
- a CDS encoding TraL conjugative transposon family protein has protein sequence MGKMNILTGKCAVVLREKLHRRLDALSPKARLAVIAGMFVPFAAGCLYTTATAIAGFGKSEKELEIRHIENLNLPVQESDNLYNNVYGNEKRTEE, from the coding sequence ATGGGAAAGATGAATATTCTGACGGGAAAATGCGCTGTCGTTCTCAGGGAAAAACTGCACAGGAGACTGGACGCACTGTCGCCGAAGGCAAGGCTGGCGGTCATTGCCGGGATGTTTGTCCCCTTTGCCGCCGGATGCCTCTATACGACAGCCACCGCCATTGCCGGCTTCGGAAAAAGTGAAAAGGAGTTGGAGATACGGCATATCGAAAATTTGAACCTGCCCGTGCAGGAGAGTGATAACTTATATAATAATGTATATGGAAACGAAAAAAGAACAGAAGAATGA